The segment CCAGCGCAGCCTCGGTCTCGGCGATCTGCGCGCAGATCGCACGCGCCACGGCGCCGCCGTCGCGCACGGTCTTGCGGCCGATCAGGTCGTTGGCCTGGATTGCCGTGGTGCCTTCGTAGATCGGCAGGATACGCGCGTCGCGGTAGTGCTGCGCCGCGCCGGTCTCCTCGATAAAGCCCATGCCGCCGTGCACCTGCACACCCAGGCTGGTGACGTCGATCGACAGCTCGGTGCTCCAGCCTTTCACCACCGGCACCAGGAACTCGTAGAAGGCCTGGTTCTGCTGGCGCACCGCTTCGTCGGGATGCTGGTGCGCCGCGTCGCTGGCGGCCGCGGCCACGTAGGCCACGGCGCGCGCGCCTTCGGTCAGCGCGCGCATGGTCATCAGCATGCGCTTGACGTCAGGGTGGTGGATGATGGTCACCGCCTCGCGCGCCGAACCATCGACCGGGCGGCTCTGCACGCGCTCGCGCGCAAAGGCCACCGCCTGCTGGTAGGCGCGTTCGGATACGGCGATGCCCTGCATGCCGACCGAGAAGCGTGCCGAGTTCATCATGATGAACATGTACTCGAGGCCACGGTTCTCTTCGCCGACCAGCGTGCCGATGGCGCCGCCATGGTCGCCGAACTGCAGCACGGCCGTGGGGCTCGCCTTGATGCCCAGCTTGTGCTCGATCGAGACGCAATGCACGTCGTTGCGCTCACCGGTGCTGCCGTCGGCGTTGACCATGAACTTCGGCACGATGAACAGCGAGATGCCCTTGACGCCCTCGGGCGCGGTGGGCGTGCGGGCCAGCACGAGATGGACGATGTTCTTCGCCATGTCGTGCTCGCCGTAGGTGATGAAGATCTTGGTGCCGAACACTTTGTAGGTGCCGTCGCCCTGCGGCTCGGCACGGGTGCGCACTGCGGCCAGATCCGAGCCGGCCTGCGGCTCGGTCAGGTTCATGGTGCCGGTCCACTCGCCCGAGATCAGCTTGGGCAGGAAGGTGGCCTTCTGCTCATCCGTGCCGGCCGTCAGCAGCGCTTCGATGGCACCATCGGTCAGCAGCGGGCACAGCGCGAACGACAGGTTCGCGGTGTTCAGCATCTCGTTGCAGGCGGTGGCGACCAGCTTGGGCAGGCCCTGGCCGCCAAACTCCTGCGGATGCAGCACGCCCTGCCAGCCGCCCTCGCCGAACTGGCGGAAGGCCTCCTTAAAGCCGGGCGTGGTGGTGACCACGCCGTCCTTCCAGCTGCTCGGGTCCAGGTCGCCGGCGCGGTTCAGCGGCGCGACGACCTGCTCGTTGAACTTGGCGGCCTCGTCCAGCACTGCCTCGGCCGTTTCCGGCGTGGCTTCCTCGAAGCCCGGCAGTTTGCTCACGGCCTCTAGCCCGGCCAGCTCGTTCATGACGAACAGCATGTCCTTGATCGGCGCACGGTAAGTCATCGATGTCTCCCAACATGTATGAAAAAGCCGTTCGCGGGTCACCCCCGGAACGGCTCGTACTTGCTACCAGTGCCGGCCGCCTGGCGGCCGGCAAGGCATCAGCCCAGTGCTGCCACCAGCTCCGGCACCACGGTGTTCAGGTCGCCTACCAGGCCGTAGTCGGCCACGGAGAAGATCGGGGCTTCGGCATCCTTGTTGATCGCAACGATCACCTTGGAGTCCTTCATGCCGGCCAGGTGCTGGATCGCGCCGGAGATACCGACGGCGATATACAGCTGCGGCGCGACGATCTTGCCGGTCTGGCCGACCTGGTAGTCGTTCGGCACGAAGCCGGCGTCCACGGCGGCGCGCGAGGCACCCAGCGCGGCGCCCAGCTTGTCGGCCAGCGGCGTCAGCACCTTGGTGTAGTTCTCGCCCGAACCCACGCCACGGCCACCCGAGACGATGATCTTGGCGGCGGTCAGTTCCGGACGGTCGCTCTTGGCCACTTCGCGCGAAACAAACTGCGAAACGCCTGCGTCGGCCACGGCCGGCAGGGTCTCGACGGCAGCCGAGCCACCTTCGGCGGCGGCGGCGTCAAAGGCGGTGCCGCGCACGGTGATGACCTTGATCTTGTCTTCCGACTTGACCGTGGCGATGGCGTTGCCGGCGTAGATCGGGCGCTCGAACGTGTCCGGGGCGTCGACCTTGGAGATTTCCGAGATCTGGGCCACGTCCAGCTTGGCAGCCACGCGCGGCAGGATGTTCTTGCCGTACGGGGTGGCCGGAGCCAGGATATGCGAGTAGTCGTTGGCGATGGCCAGCGCCTGCTCGGCCACGTTCTCGGCCAGGCCGTCACCGAAGTACGGGGCGTCGGCCAGCAGGACCTTGGTCACGCCGGCGATCTTGGCGGCCGCATCGGCCGCGGCCTTGGCGTTGGCACCAGCCACCAGCACGTGCACGTCGCCGCCGCACTGGGCAGCGGCAGTCACGGTGTTCAGCGTGGCGGCCTTGATGGATTGATTGTCGTGTTCAGCAATGACGAGTGCAGTCATGTTATTTCTCCCCCGCGCTCAGATAACCTTGGCTTCGTTCTTCAGCTTCTGCACCAGCGTCGCAACGTCCGGCACCATCACACCCGCGCTGCGCTTGGCAGGCTCGACCACCTTCAGGGTCGACAGGCGCGGCTTGACGTCGACGCCGAGGTCTTCCGGCTTGACGATATCGAGCTGCTTCTTCTTGGCCTTCATGATGTTCGGCAGCGTCACGTAGCGCGGCTCGTTCAGGCGCAGGTCGGTCGTCACCACGGCCGGCAGCTTGAGCGACAGCGTTTCCAGGCCGCCATCGACTTCACGCGTCACCGAGGCCTTGCCGTCGGCAACCACCACCTTGGAGGCGAACGTGGCTTGCGGCAGGCCAGCCAGCGCGGCCACCAT is part of the Cupriavidus necator genome and harbors:
- a CDS encoding electron transfer flavoprotein subunit alpha/FixB family protein: MTALVIAEHDNQSIKAATLNTVTAAAQCGGDVHVLVAGANAKAAADAAAKIAGVTKVLLADAPYFGDGLAENVAEQALAIANDYSHILAPATPYGKNILPRVAAKLDVAQISEISKVDAPDTFERPIYAGNAIATVKSEDKIKVITVRGTAFDAAAAEGGSAAVETLPAVADAGVSQFVSREVAKSDRPELTAAKIIVSGGRGVGSGENYTKVLTPLADKLGAALGASRAAVDAGFVPNDYQVGQTGKIVAPQLYIAVGISGAIQHLAGMKDSKVIVAINKDAEAPIFSVADYGLVGDLNTVVPELVAALG
- a CDS encoding acyl-CoA dehydrogenase yields the protein MTYRAPIKDMLFVMNELAGLEAVSKLPGFEEATPETAEAVLDEAAKFNEQVVAPLNRAGDLDPSSWKDGVVTTTPGFKEAFRQFGEGGWQGVLHPQEFGGQGLPKLVATACNEMLNTANLSFALCPLLTDGAIEALLTAGTDEQKATFLPKLISGEWTGTMNLTEPQAGSDLAAVRTRAEPQGDGTYKVFGTKIFITYGEHDMAKNIVHLVLARTPTAPEGVKGISLFIVPKFMVNADGSTGERNDVHCVSIEHKLGIKASPTAVLQFGDHGGAIGTLVGEENRGLEYMFIMMNSARFSVGMQGIAVSERAYQQAVAFARERVQSRPVDGSAREAVTIIHHPDVKRMLMTMRALTEGARAVAYVAAAASDAAHQHPDEAVRQQNQAFYEFLVPVVKGWSTELSIDVTSLGVQVHGGMGFIEETGAAQHYRDARILPIYEGTTAIQANDLIGRKTVRDGGAVARAICAQIAETEAALGNHSCAGFTAVQAQLAKGRAALEDVVAFVVANAKSDPNAVFAGSVPYLKLCGIVFSGWQFGRAMLAADAKRAGDPGFYDAKIATAHFFAEHILSQASALRDAIVSGAAPVNAMTAEQF